One window of Mangrovibacterium diazotrophicum genomic DNA carries:
- a CDS encoding efflux RND transporter permease subunit, whose amino-acid sequence MLKFFIDRPVFSTVISIIIVVLGVLGITSLPITQYPDIAPPTVQVSATYTGADADVTLNSVIVPLEEEINGVEDMTYMTSTATNDGSASINVYFKVGTDPDMAAVNVQNRVSLASGQLPATVTQSGVTVRKRQNSNVLIFTLYSDNPAYDGTFLQNYAAINIIPRLQRVKGVGTVNAFGSKQFSMRIWLKPDLMASYGVTTDEIQAALDEQNVEAAVGKFGENSDQSFQYVIKYTGKLKSKTEFENIIIKSKGNGEFLRMKDVARVELGAQSYSNITKSAGNPAVGIAITQTAGSNARDVIRDSKAMIEEVAKDLPEGVHYSYLVDINKFLSASISNVLETLLEAFVLVFLIIFLFLQSFRSTLIPAISVPVAIIGTFFFLNLFGYSINMITLFALVLAIGMVVDDAIVVVEAVHAKLDEGYKSPRKASIDAMNEIATAIISITLVMVAVFLPVTFIGGSSGVFYEQFGITIAIAILISAVNALTLSPALAALFLRPGKHNTSEKKNLGQRFTIAFNTSYESLAGKYGRVVQFFSGKLKLVAGIVVLFIAGFFLLMKTTPRGFVPDEDMGTIFVSISLPPASSLERTYAITQQVDSIARTIPAVHNTMANTGQNFVAGSGSAYSMVILELKDWDERKGVSNTDVIAELQKKTASIKGAQIMCMPLPTISGFGINGGFEFQLQDKAGHTIGEFYEQAQKFLAELNKRPEIQFAATSFSPKFPQYQMTVDVAKTKDAGIGVDDILSAMQSYYGGSYASNFNLYGKQYRVLVQADTLYRANIEGLKKIYVKNDNGDMAPISSFITMKRVYGPENISRFNLFTSISVNGSPAAGYTSTDAINAIQEVADQTLPNGYGYEFSGITREETSSGSQAVYVFLLCLVFVYFFLSAQYESYLLPLAVILSLPIGLCGSFVFASLFGINNNIYMQISLIMLIGLLAKNAILIVEFAIQRRKHGMGIKESAIDAAKTRLRPILMTSLTFIFGIAPLLFSSGAGANGNKAIGASAIGGMLAGTLISILFIPALYIIFQSLQEKIRIKRVEELEE is encoded by the coding sequence ATGTTAAAGTTTTTCATTGATCGTCCTGTATTCAGTACGGTCATCTCCATAATTATTGTCGTTCTCGGAGTACTGGGGATTACCAGTTTGCCGATTACACAATACCCCGACATTGCGCCGCCAACGGTGCAGGTGTCGGCAACCTACACCGGCGCCGATGCCGATGTAACCCTGAATAGTGTCATCGTTCCCCTGGAAGAAGAAATCAACGGGGTTGAGGATATGACTTATATGACCTCGACGGCTACCAATGACGGAAGTGCAAGCATCAACGTTTACTTTAAGGTTGGTACCGACCCCGATATGGCTGCGGTGAACGTGCAGAACCGCGTATCCCTGGCATCGGGACAGCTCCCGGCAACCGTAACCCAATCGGGTGTTACGGTTCGCAAACGCCAAAACAGTAACGTACTTATTTTTACACTTTACAGCGACAACCCCGCTTACGACGGAACATTTCTGCAAAACTATGCGGCCATCAACATTATTCCCCGTCTGCAGCGTGTCAAAGGGGTTGGGACGGTCAATGCGTTTGGCTCGAAACAATTTTCAATGCGTATTTGGTTGAAGCCGGACCTGATGGCTTCGTACGGTGTTACAACCGACGAGATACAAGCTGCATTGGACGAACAAAACGTAGAAGCTGCCGTCGGTAAGTTCGGCGAAAACAGCGACCAGTCGTTTCAATACGTTATCAAATACACCGGTAAGCTGAAGTCAAAAACCGAGTTCGAAAATATCATCATCAAAAGCAAGGGGAACGGCGAGTTCCTGCGCATGAAAGACGTTGCCCGCGTTGAACTGGGCGCCCAATCGTACTCCAACATTACCAAAAGTGCCGGAAATCCTGCAGTGGGTATTGCGATTACGCAAACCGCAGGCTCCAATGCCCGCGACGTAATCCGGGATTCGAAAGCCATGATTGAAGAGGTAGCCAAAGACTTGCCGGAAGGCGTCCACTACAGTTACCTGGTCGACATCAACAAGTTCCTTTCAGCCTCCATTAGCAACGTGCTCGAAACACTGCTGGAAGCCTTTGTGCTGGTGTTTCTGATTATCTTCCTCTTCCTTCAGAGCTTCCGGTCAACATTGATTCCTGCGATTTCGGTTCCGGTAGCTATTATCGGTACCTTCTTCTTCCTGAACCTCTTCGGCTACTCCATCAACATGATCACGCTGTTTGCCCTGGTGCTGGCCATCGGGATGGTGGTCGACGATGCTATTGTGGTGGTTGAAGCGGTGCACGCCAAGCTGGACGAAGGCTATAAATCGCCGCGAAAAGCTTCGATTGACGCGATGAACGAGATTGCCACTGCCATCATTTCCATTACCCTGGTTATGGTCGCCGTGTTCCTGCCGGTTACCTTTATCGGGGGTTCGTCGGGTGTGTTCTACGAGCAATTCGGGATTACCATTGCCATTGCTATCCTCATTTCCGCCGTCAACGCCTTGACCCTGAGTCCCGCATTGGCAGCGCTCTTCCTGCGTCCGGGCAAACACAACACCAGCGAAAAGAAAAACCTGGGACAGCGATTCACGATAGCATTCAACACCAGCTACGAATCACTTGCCGGTAAATACGGACGGGTCGTTCAGTTCTTCTCCGGAAAGCTTAAATTGGTTGCCGGAATTGTAGTGCTGTTTATCGCGGGTTTTTTCCTGCTGATGAAAACCACCCCGCGCGGTTTCGTTCCCGACGAAGACATGGGAACCATCTTTGTCAGCATCAGCCTGCCTCCGGCGTCATCGTTGGAACGCACCTATGCCATTACCCAACAGGTTGATAGTATTGCGCGTACCATTCCGGCTGTGCACAACACCATGGCCAACACGGGACAAAACTTTGTTGCGGGTTCGGGTAGTGCCTACAGTATGGTCATCCTAGAGCTAAAAGACTGGGACGAACGAAAAGGTGTTTCGAATACCGACGTGATTGCCGAACTGCAAAAGAAAACCGCATCGATTAAAGGCGCACAGATTATGTGTATGCCATTGCCGACAATTTCAGGTTTCGGGATAAACGGTGGTTTCGAATTCCAGCTTCAGGATAAGGCCGGACACACCATCGGCGAATTTTATGAGCAGGCTCAGAAATTTCTGGCCGAGTTGAATAAACGTCCCGAAATTCAGTTCGCGGCCACATCATTTAGTCCGAAGTTCCCGCAATATCAAATGACGGTTGATGTCGCCAAAACCAAAGATGCCGGCATCGGTGTCGACGATATTTTGTCGGCCATGCAGTCGTATTACGGTGGATCATATGCGTCAAACTTCAACCTTTACGGTAAGCAATATCGTGTGTTGGTGCAAGCCGATACGCTTTACCGGGCAAACATCGAGGGGTTGAAAAAAATATATGTGAAAAACGACAACGGCGATATGGCACCGATTAGCAGTTTTATCACCATGAAACGGGTTTACGGACCGGAGAATATTTCGCGCTTCAACCTGTTTACATCTATCTCGGTGAACGGTTCGCCAGCTGCCGGCTACACCTCAACCGACGCGATTAACGCCATTCAGGAAGTGGCCGACCAAACCTTGCCCAATGGTTACGGTTACGAATTTTCGGGGATCACCCGCGAGGAAACCAGCAGCGGTTCGCAAGCCGTTTACGTCTTTCTGCTCTGTCTGGTCTTCGTGTATTTCTTCCTGAGCGCCCAGTACGAAAGCTACCTGTTGCCGCTCGCGGTTATCCTGTCGTTGCCGATTGGTTTGTGCGGCTCCTTTGTTTTCGCTTCATTGTTTGGCATCAACAACAACATTTACATGCAGATTTCGCTGATTATGCTCATCGGCTTGCTGGCGAAAAACGCTATTCTGATTGTTGAGTTTGCCATCCAACGTCGCAAACACGGCATGGGCATTAAAGAGTCGGCCATTGATGCGGCAAAAACACGTTTGCGCCCGATTCTGATGACCTCGCTGACCTTTATTTTCGGTATCGCTCCGCTGCTGTTTTCATCGGGTGCCGGTGCCAACGGAAATAAGGCGATTGGTGCTTCTGCTATCGGCGGTATGCTTGCCGGTACGCTCATCAGTATCCTGTTTATTCCGGCACTCTACATCATTTTCCAAAGTCTTCAGGAGAAAATTCGAATTAAACGAGTCGAGGAACTTGAAGAATAA
- a CDS encoding efflux RND transporter periplasmic adaptor subunit has product MMNNVAKRVVKTSGSGILALALLVLSSCGSKQATNTQNTVSEYPVMKLKAENLTTHINFPATIQGIQEIEIRPKIEGYIEKINVAEGASVKKGQLLFHIFNPSYQDAVETAEASLKSAEADLATAKLDLAKVQPLVESDIVSKYESESVKLTVDAQEAAVTQAKAALATARTNLSYTDVRSPYDGVIGSIPYRVGSLVSSSSTDALTTLAENKEMYAYFSMNEKDLMELARTLEGKSMQEKLAKIESAHLILSDGSTYQFPGKLEMASSIVDSETGSVRMKAAFPNEDGLLWSGASATVSLEKTYSGSLVIPQSATAELLNKVVVYTVDQDNKVKAKNVEVSATDDGKSYIVESGLSENEQIILEGFTGLSDGTEIKAKAAKLAEETSTPNSNNGI; this is encoded by the coding sequence ATGATGAACAATGTTGCGAAAAGAGTAGTGAAAACCAGTGGAAGCGGGATTTTGGCGCTAGCCTTACTGGTTCTTTCGTCCTGCGGCTCAAAGCAGGCAACGAACACTCAGAATACCGTCTCGGAGTACCCGGTAATGAAACTTAAAGCTGAAAATCTGACCACACATATTAATTTCCCGGCAACGATCCAGGGGATTCAGGAAATTGAAATCCGGCCAAAGATCGAAGGTTACATTGAAAAAATTAACGTCGCAGAAGGCGCCAGTGTGAAAAAAGGACAACTGCTATTTCACATCTTCAACCCCAGTTACCAGGATGCAGTGGAAACAGCAGAAGCCAGTCTGAAAAGTGCCGAGGCCGACCTGGCGACAGCCAAACTGGATTTAGCCAAAGTGCAACCCCTGGTTGAAAGCGACATTGTTAGTAAATACGAATCGGAAAGTGTGAAACTAACCGTTGACGCACAGGAAGCAGCCGTTACCCAAGCCAAAGCTGCCTTGGCCACAGCCCGCACCAACCTCTCGTACACCGATGTCCGAAGCCCCTACGACGGTGTGATCGGCTCCATCCCTTACCGCGTCGGATCGCTGGTTAGCAGCAGCAGTACTGATGCACTGACCACCCTGGCCGAAAACAAAGAGATGTATGCTTACTTTTCGATGAACGAGAAAGACCTGATGGAACTGGCCCGCACCCTCGAGGGCAAAAGCATGCAGGAAAAGCTGGCCAAAATTGAAAGTGCCCACCTGATCCTGAGTGATGGTTCAACTTATCAATTCCCGGGTAAACTGGAAATGGCCAGCAGCATCGTAGATTCGGAGACCGGCTCGGTTCGAATGAAAGCTGCATTCCCAAATGAAGACGGACTTTTATGGAGTGGTGCGAGTGCTACCGTTAGCCTCGAGAAAACATACAGTGGCTCGCTGGTTATTCCGCAAAGCGCCACTGCCGAACTTCTGAATAAAGTTGTTGTGTACACCGTTGACCAGGACAACAAAGTGAAAGCCAAAAATGTCGAGGTCTCAGCTACCGACGACGGCAAAAGCTATATTGTTGAAAGCGGGCTAAGCGAAAACGAACAGATCATCCTCGAAGGATTTACCGGGCTCAGTGACGGTACCGAAATTAAAGCGAAAGCCGCCAAACTGGCCGAAGAAACAAGCACCCCCAACTCAAACAACGGAATTTAA